The following are from one region of the Lineus longissimus chromosome 19, tnLinLong1.2, whole genome shotgun sequence genome:
- the LOC135503074 gene encoding uncharacterized protein LOC135503074, translating to MGRKPNFSDAEKIRLIEAYDARKGLLVGKFSSNVSSRRKHDAWLEITDNVNSRNPHVVREMTELQKKWQNLTSAMKDEYREYKKALGKTGGGPPPKEPSIISQKVAAVIGEDDPSVYGIDGGFDSGAPKPKIATSVNTVPRLNITHSVATNDSSFSENEEENQTESFLQEPKMRTQKRKASSSLGCASAALASTSTKFQRLVQPSPVRSSLPNPCPPLPKNTEKDKTLKNLGNTDEMVVLQKELLASEKERCALEMDKLKLEKEKLVLEIKLLKMKTSKMEKEMENASVNSFQANDENIFTQL from the exons ATGGGGAGGAAACCGAACTTTTCTGATGCGGAAAAAATCCGCCTCATTGAGGCGTACGATGCTCGGAAAGGGTTACTAGTGGGGAAGTTTTCGTCAAATGTTTCATCGAGGCGCAAACATGATGCTTGGCTTGAAATAACAGATAACGTAAATAGTCGAAATCCGCATGTTGTGCGAGAAATGACAGAACTACAGAAAAAGTGGCAGAATCTGACATCAGCTATGAAGGACGAATATAGGGAATACAAAAAAGCGCTAGGAAAGACAG gtGGTGGACCCCCTCCTAAGGAACCGTCGATAATTTCACAGAAAGTTGCAGCTGTTATTGGCGAAGATGATCCATCCGTGTATGGTATAGATGGCGGCTTTGATAGCGGTGCACCGAAACCTAAAATCGCTACATCAGTAAATACTGTCCCGCGCCTGAATATCACCCACAGCGTTGCAACCAACGACAG ttctttcaGCGAGAATGAGGAAGAGAATCAAACTGAGTCTTTTCTTCAAGAACCCAAGATGCGGACACAAaaacgaaaagcttcatcatcCCTTGGTTGTGCCTCGGCAGCCCTCGCCAGTACCTCAACTAAATTCCAAAGATTGGTGCAGCCTTCTCCTGTGAGGTCTTCATTGCCTAATCCTTGCCCACCGCTTCCCAAGAACACTGAAAAGGATAAAACCCTAAAGAATTTAGGAAATACGGACGAGATGGTAGTACTGCAGAAAGAACTGCTTGCTTCTGAGAAGGAAAGATGTGCGCTCGAGATGGATAAGCTTAAActtgaaaaggaaaaattgGTTCTAGAAATtaaattgttgaaaatgaaaacaagtaagatggagaaggagatggaAAATGCTTCTGTAAATTCATTTCAGGCAAACgatgaaaacatatttacacagttgtaa